A genomic window from Salvia miltiorrhiza cultivar Shanhuang (shh) chromosome 5, IMPLAD_Smil_shh, whole genome shotgun sequence includes:
- the LOC131026267 gene encoding uncharacterized protein LOC131026267 produces MSHRRGLLGFGSRSSRPEAQSSSGSGPYISATPESGSPPQSAAASGSRRPKGKSVAQIRAECVRRDGRILFQRNTVGKLIEPPGISTCCTNSFKRIPNPGGYTWKLTPPTVQELYFEEFKKEFTWDPEDEADVKKMWLEKARKRYSDNMSEYKRLLKQKTEAGEMMETPLGMSDTFWTGLKAYWDQDEVKAVSRRARENRYSEPDGVGTGISRHVGGSQSSRILQQSLLVDGEVPPTASNYSTFLRLHMYADGTFVSEKDANLDAEIHRVAAETGREDRLDEVYLELVRPGRSRLYGTGSAGVSQFSRGSTNSTCSSHMSQRMYETRISTLEERLQNAEEDRAAQEAAREAEQAAREALEQRMSQLEEILRRSGQLP; encoded by the exons ATGTCTCATCGTAGAGGATTGTTGGGGTTTGGTAGTCGGTCTTCTAGGCCTGAGGCACAGTCCTCCTCAGGCTCTGGGCCGTATATTTCCGCTACTCCAGAGTCTGGTTCCCCTCCACAGAGCGCTGCTGCATCTGGGTCTAGAAGGCCCAAAGGCAAATCAGTGGCGCAGATTAGGGCTGAGTGTGTTAGGCGCGACGGGAGGATCCTCTTTCAGAGGAATACTGTTGG TAAGTTGATCGAGCCCCCGGGGATCTCCACCTGCTGCACGAACTCGTTTAAGAGGATTCcgaacccaggcgggtacacgtGGAAGTTAACTCCGCCAACGGTGCAGGAGTTGTATTTTGAGGAATTCAAG aaagagtttactTGGGACCCTGAGGATGAGGCTGATGTGAAAAAAATGTGGTTAGAAAAGGCCCGCAAAAGGTACAGTGACAACATGAGCGAGTATAAGAGACTGCTCAAGCAGAAGACCGAGGCAGGGGAGATGATGGAGACACCGCTGGGCATGTCCGACACCTTTTGGACGGGACTCAAGGCATACTGGGATCAAGATGAGGTTAAGGCCGTTTCTAGGCGCGCACGTGAGAACCGATACTCTGAGCCAGATGGAGTTGGTACAGGGATCAGTCGGCACGTTGGAGGGTCTCAGTCGAGTCGTATTCTGCAGCAGAGTCTG CTCGTGGATGGTGAAGTCCCCCCAACTGCATCTAACTACAGCACTTTCCTCCGCCTACACATGTACGCAGATGGAACTTTTGTGTCAGAAAAGGATGCCAACCTTGAT gcggagattcATCGTGTTGCTGCTGAGACAGGACGAGAGGACCGACTCGATGAGGTCTACTTGGAGCTCGTACGTCCCGGTAGGTCACGACTGTACGGCACTGGAAGTGCTGGTGTGAGCCAGTTCAGTAGGGGGTCTACCAACAGTACATGCTCTTCCCATATGTCTCAGCGGATGTATGAGACTCGGATCTCCACACTGGAGGAGCGTCTCCAAAATGCTGAGGAGGATAGGGCGGCCCAGgaagcagcacgtgaggccgaacaagcagcacgtgaggccctTGAGCAGCGGATGAGTCAGTTAGAGGAGATACTGAGgcggtcgggtcagctacctTGA